One window of Hymenobacter sp. BRD128 genomic DNA carries:
- a CDS encoding sensor histidine kinase, producing the protein MPTLLPPAPARPPYAAEAPAGTPWVTAVARPNVRAFGRVLKWLVLVCAGTALLFSPPPWRDPRGYALSLGISFCYSVGLWFANAYTADALNLRTGWSEQPMRRLLLTVGVSLLASLLVLVVMGEFTVLVLYHRPLGYTLRHGFWERSAFPLATTVVVSLFMHSRSFLLSWREATVRAERLEKESAVARLDSLRRQVDPHFLFNSLNALTSLVEEEPQRAVRFIRQLSSVYRYVLDSQSQELVPLADELAFAEAYVFLQKTRLDEALQVEFDRPPAAALASLFLPPLALQLLLENALKHNTAYQASPLHLRVAVDVAAATLTVRNTRRPRRLPADEASGRGLANLRARYAFLTPRPVAAGPVGEEFVVTLPLLAL; encoded by the coding sequence ATGCCCACGCTGCTGCCGCCCGCGCCTGCCCGCCCTCCCTACGCCGCTGAGGCCCCCGCTGGCACGCCCTGGGTAACCGCAGTGGCGCGCCCTAACGTGCGCGCCTTCGGCCGGGTGCTGAAGTGGCTAGTGCTGGTGTGCGCCGGCACCGCGCTGCTGTTTTCGCCGCCGCCCTGGCGCGACCCCCGGGGCTACGCCCTATCGCTGGGCATCTCGTTTTGCTACTCGGTCGGGCTCTGGTTTGCCAATGCCTACACCGCCGATGCCCTCAACCTGCGCACCGGCTGGAGCGAGCAGCCCATGCGGCGGCTGCTGCTCACGGTGGGGGTGTCGCTGCTGGCCTCGCTGCTGGTGCTGGTAGTGATGGGCGAATTCACGGTGCTGGTGCTCTACCACCGGCCGCTGGGCTACACGCTGCGGCACGGCTTCTGGGAGCGCTCGGCTTTTCCGCTGGCCACTACCGTCGTGGTGTCGCTCTTTATGCACTCGCGCTCTTTTCTGCTCTCCTGGCGCGAAGCCACCGTGCGGGCCGAGCGCCTCGAAAAAGAATCGGCCGTGGCCCGGCTCGACTCGCTGCGCCGGCAGGTCGACCCGCACTTTCTTTTCAACTCGCTCAATGCCCTCACCAGCCTGGTGGAGGAGGAGCCGCAGCGCGCCGTGCGCTTCATCCGGCAGCTCAGCAGCGTGTACCGCTACGTGCTCGACAGCCAGAGCCAAGAGCTGGTGCCGCTCGCCGACGAGCTGGCCTTTGCCGAGGCCTACGTTTTTCTGCAAAAGACCCGGCTCGACGAGGCCCTGCAAGTTGAGTTCGACCGGCCGCCCGCCGCCGCGCTGGCCAGCCTCTTCCTGCCGCCGCTAGCCTTGCAGCTCTTGCTCGAAAACGCCCTCAAGCACAATACCGCCTACCAGGCCAGCCCATTGCACCTGCGCGTGGCCGTGGATGTGGCTGCCGCTACTCTCACCGTGCGCAACACCCGGCGCCCCCGCCGCCTGCCCGCCGATGAGGCTTCGGGCCGGGGCCTGGCCAACCTGCGCGCCCGTTACGCCTTCCTCACGCCGCGCCCGGTGGCCGCCGGGCCGGTGGGCGAGGAGTTCGTGGTTACTTTGCCGCTGCTGGCTTTGTAG
- a CDS encoding LytTR family DNA-binding domain-containing protein, protein MLRALLVEDEPLAARRLASLLGKQAVPFEILGPAESVAQAVALLQAGPAPDVLFLDIHLADGLSFELFEQVRVTCPVIFTTAYDQYAVRAFKVNSVDYLLKPIDEEELRAAVAKLQQRLGPADKSKNEEDRKWDSIKSSVSSTKTAAPVLDAATLAALVQQLRQPPASYKSQFVVRVGEHLKVVPVEQVAYFFSLEKTTLLQSTDGRKYVVDYTLEQLEGLLDPGQFFRLNRAYLARQAAIHDIIHYTNSRLQTILKPAPPESEGPVLVSRDKVGVFKSWLDR, encoded by the coding sequence ATGCTCCGAGCCCTACTCGTTGAAGATGAACCCCTGGCGGCCCGCCGCCTGGCTAGCCTGCTCGGCAAGCAGGCCGTGCCCTTTGAAATACTCGGCCCCGCCGAGTCGGTGGCGCAGGCCGTGGCGCTGCTGCAAGCCGGCCCCGCGCCCGACGTGCTGTTTCTGGATATTCACCTGGCCGACGGCCTCAGCTTCGAGCTGTTTGAGCAGGTGCGCGTGACCTGCCCGGTCATCTTCACCACGGCCTACGACCAGTATGCCGTGCGGGCTTTCAAAGTCAACAGCGTCGATTACCTGCTCAAGCCCATTGATGAGGAGGAGCTACGCGCGGCCGTAGCTAAGCTGCAGCAACGGCTGGGTCCTGCTGATAAATCTAAGAATGAAGAAGATAGGAAATGGGATAGTATAAAAAGTTCGGTTTCCAGTACAAAAACAGCGGCGCCGGTGCTCGATGCGGCTACCCTGGCGGCCCTGGTGCAGCAGTTGCGGCAACCGCCGGCCAGCTACAAGAGCCAGTTTGTGGTGCGCGTGGGCGAGCATCTCAAGGTGGTGCCCGTGGAGCAGGTAGCGTATTTCTTCAGCCTCGAAAAAACTACCCTGCTCCAAAGCACCGACGGCCGCAAGTACGTGGTCGACTACACCCTGGAGCAGCTCGAAGGTCTGCTCGACCCGGGCCAGTTTTTTCGGCTCAACCGCGCTTACCTGGCCCGGCAGGCCGCTATTCACGATATTATTCACTACACCAACTCGCGGCTGCAAACCATTCTGAAGCCGGCGCCGCCCGAGAGCGAAGGCCCCGTGCTGGTAAGCCGCGACAAAGTCGGCGTCTTCAAAAGCTGGCTCGACCGCTGA
- a CDS encoding LytTR family DNA-binding domain-containing protein: MSPLRILILEDEYPAAERLRRLLTQAAPEAEVLAVLDTVAGAVAWLATQPAPDLILSDIQLADGLSLDVFAQTVVRSPVIFTTAYDQYALQAFRANGIDYLLKPLKLQELQAALAKFFGLKATSSEVETKPPAALASVFDSQLSAVNFPLERLLDALPQPRRPYKTRFLVRQGESLLPLPTTEVAWCWSRHETVTLATHDGRRFVVDYTLEQLEGLLDPSQFFRLNRQLIAQLPAVRRLVPHFGGKLLVELAPAPSDEIVVSKEKASAVKSWLEG, encoded by the coding sequence ATGTCCCCGCTCCGCATTCTCATTCTCGAAGATGAATACCCCGCCGCCGAGCGCCTGCGCCGCCTGCTAACCCAGGCCGCGCCCGAGGCCGAGGTACTGGCCGTGCTCGACACCGTGGCGGGGGCCGTGGCCTGGCTAGCCACCCAGCCCGCGCCCGACCTTATTCTCAGCGATATCCAGTTGGCCGACGGGCTCAGCCTCGACGTGTTTGCCCAAACGGTGGTGCGCAGCCCGGTCATCTTCACCACCGCCTACGACCAGTACGCGCTGCAAGCCTTCCGGGCCAATGGCATCGACTACCTGCTCAAGCCGCTCAAGCTGCAGGAGCTGCAAGCGGCCCTGGCCAAGTTTTTTGGGCTAAAAGCGACCAGCAGCGAGGTGGAAACTAAGCCTCCCGCTGCGCTGGCATCAGTCTTCGACTCCCAGCTTTCGGCTGTGAACTTCCCGCTTGAGCGCCTGCTCGATGCGCTGCCCCAGCCGCGGCGGCCCTACAAAACGCGGTTTCTGGTGCGGCAGGGCGAGAGCCTGCTGCCGCTGCCCACCACCGAGGTGGCCTGGTGCTGGAGCCGCCACGAAACCGTGACGCTGGCCACCCACGACGGCCGCCGCTTCGTGGTCGACTACACCCTGGAGCAGCTCGAAGGCCTGCTCGACCCTAGCCAGTTTTTTCGGCTCAACCGCCAGCTTATTGCCCAGCTGCCGGCCGTGCGCCGACTGGTGCCGCACTTCGGCGGCAAGCTGCTGGTAGAGCTGGCCCCCGCCCCGAGCGATGAGATAGTGGTGAGCAAAGAAAAAGCCAGCGCCGTAAAGAGCTGGCTCGAAGGCTAG